The proteins below are encoded in one region of Helianthus annuus cultivar XRQ/B chromosome 2, HanXRQr2.0-SUNRISE, whole genome shotgun sequence:
- the LOC110924151 gene encoding dof zinc finger protein DOF2.1 yields MEVEMDVAGVHNHHHHQHQQELSSQTLESMLQVCTKAEADKKPRPPEEALKCPRCDSGNTKFCYYNNYSLTQPRYFCKSCRRYWTKGGTLRNVPVGGGCRKNKRSSSATSSSNSSPCSAPSKIRGPQDHHLVQQHPLSFITPNGSNNSNNPLLAGLPQLPYDSTCTDLSLAFARLQSQANGSMGYDHFDHHLGFLENATNPNRFHHNLLYNGNNNLGNGDMGNVGNLMGLNNVEQPLNHHHHHTVFHNDQQEQQQEQEQELIGSVASTGVLTTQVKQEACNMMRSYDTGLWGFPLQMGAGGADTSNMVHEVGGWNGIGSTNWHGLINSPLM; encoded by the exons ATGGAAGTAGAAATGGATGTTGCAGGTGttcacaatcatcatcatcatcaacaccaGCAG GAGCTATCTTCCCAAACATTGGAGAGCATGTTGCAAGTATGCACAAAAGCCGAAGCCGACAAAAAACCGCGGCCACCAGAGGAAGCTTTGAAATGCCCAAGATGCGATTCGGGCAACACGAAATTCTGCTACTACAACAACTACAGCCTCACTCAGCCCAGATACTTCTGCAAGTCATGCAGAAGGTACTGGACCAAAGGCGGAACTCTAAGAAACGTTCCAGTGGGCGGAGGGTGCAGGAAGAATAAAAGATCATCATCCGCAACATCATCATCCAACTCATCACCATGCTCTGCACCTTCAAAGATCAGAGGACCACAAGACCACCACCTTGTTCAACAACATCCACTAAGTTTCATCACACCTAATGGTTCAAACAATTCAAACAATCCTCTGCTTGCAGGTCTACCACAGTTACCATATGACTCAACTTGCACTGATCTCTCACTTGCTTTTGCTAGGCTCCAAAGCCAAGCAAATGGGTCCATGGGTTATGACCACTTTGACCATCATTTGGGCTTTCTTGAAAACGCAACCAACCCGAATCGGTTTCATCACAATTTGTTGTACAATGGGAATAATAATCTTGGAAATGGGGACATGGGTAATGTGGGAAACTTGATGGGTTTGAACAATGTTGAACAACCAttgaaccaccaccaccaccacactgTGTTCCATAATGATCAAcaagaacaacaacaagaacaagaacaagaGCTTATTGGTAGTGTAGCATCAACAGGTGTGTTAACCACACAAGTGAAGCAAGAAGCATGCAACATGATGAGATCATATGACACTGGATTATGGGGATTTCCATTGCAAATGGGTGCTGGTGGTGCAGATACAAGCAACATGGTTCATGAAGTTGGAGGGTGGAATGGGATTGGTTCAACAAATTGGCATGGGCTCATAAATAGCCCTCTCATGTAg